The Pasteurella multocida genome contains a region encoding:
- a CDS encoding DUF1287 domain-containing protein, whose product MKKWIVSVILLVFSLGTLAATNAMQLVNDAKKQINVTIGYDPAYRKMAFPMGDVPLHTGVCTDVVIRAYRHQQIDLQKLVNQDMKKAWSSYPKLWGLKSTDTNIDHRRVPNLETFFQRHAKSLSLTDITSFKAGDIVTWRLPRNLPHIGIISDKKTSAGIPLVIHNIGAGTQEEDILFKYKMIGHYRY is encoded by the coding sequence ATGAAAAAGTGGATCGTTAGTGTTATTTTGCTGGTTTTTTCGTTAGGGACGTTAGCAGCGACTAATGCAATGCAGTTAGTGAATGATGCCAAGAAGCAAATTAATGTGACAATTGGTTATGATCCGGCTTACCGGAAAATGGCTTTCCCCATGGGGGATGTGCCGTTACACACTGGGGTGTGTACGGATGTCGTGATTCGGGCGTATCGTCATCAGCAGATTGATTTGCAAAAATTGGTCAATCAAGACATGAAAAAAGCGTGGTCAAGTTATCCAAAACTTTGGGGATTAAAAAGCACGGATACCAATATTGACCATCGTCGTGTTCCAAATTTAGAAACTTTTTTTCAACGCCATGCGAAATCATTATCCCTTACGGATATCACAAGTTTTAAGGCAGGAGACATTGTGACTTGGCGTTTACCGCGTAATTTACCGCATATTGGCATTATTTCGGATAAGAAAACTTCGGCAGGGATTCCTCTGGTTATTCATAATATTGGTGCGGGTACGCAGGAAGAAGATATTTTATTTAAATATAAAATGATTGGGCATTATCGTTATTAG